A region of Jonquetella anthropi DSM 22815 DNA encodes the following proteins:
- the trkA gene encoding Trk system potassium transporter TrkA, whose amino-acid sequence MKIVVVGAGDVGAFVAKSLSEEGHDVVVVEQDPDRADLMKETQDVAVVQGNGARPIVLEQAGVSKGNDVDALIACTNRDEVNLMAGWLGKRAGVRQVLARVRDLEFTDTPGWAKELGIDMLHSPERALTREIMSLLEVTAALHSTDMAGGLAGSFAFRVEDRSPVCGRSLQEVGVAYPDLGAVVVYVERNGEGFLPDGQWRAQAGDLCFLVCLKERAMKAQALFHPGRTKRLGRVVVVGGGKQGANLARGILRRYPGLETVLVDLRHDKCVKLAGEMPDLEVINGDGREAELLINAGVQSADGLVATTDSDEQNIVIAALAGTLGCRKTVAVARRRGYSRLRSVLPVDVLLNPNETLASSFLRHVRYPRSAGVLSLIDRIGAETLEFTLPEDSPLAGRAVMDLGLDRGALIALVSRGGGLIVPNGRTTLLAGDVITLFASGGLMPKAMRLFGLSA is encoded by the coding sequence ATGAAAATAGTGGTCGTCGGCGCCGGCGACGTGGGCGCGTTTGTCGCCAAGTCGCTGTCGGAGGAAGGACACGACGTCGTCGTCGTGGAACAGGACCCCGACCGGGCCGATTTGATGAAGGAAACGCAGGACGTGGCGGTCGTTCAAGGAAACGGCGCGCGGCCGATCGTGCTGGAACAAGCGGGGGTTTCCAAGGGAAACGACGTGGACGCGCTGATAGCCTGCACCAACCGGGACGAGGTCAACCTGATGGCCGGTTGGCTTGGCAAGCGGGCGGGCGTCAGGCAGGTCTTGGCGCGAGTGCGAGATCTTGAGTTTACTGACACGCCTGGCTGGGCTAAGGAACTGGGCATTGACATGCTTCACTCCCCCGAACGGGCACTGACGCGGGAAATCATGTCCCTGCTGGAGGTCACCGCGGCGCTTCACTCAACTGACATGGCCGGAGGTCTTGCCGGCAGTTTCGCGTTCCGCGTGGAGGACCGGTCGCCGGTTTGCGGGCGGTCCCTACAGGAAGTGGGCGTCGCGTACCCCGACTTGGGGGCTGTGGTCGTCTACGTGGAGCGGAACGGCGAGGGCTTTCTGCCCGACGGACAGTGGAGAGCTCAGGCCGGGGACCTGTGTTTCCTCGTGTGCCTGAAGGAACGGGCCATGAAGGCCCAAGCCCTTTTTCACCCCGGCCGGACCAAACGGCTGGGGCGAGTGGTCGTTGTGGGCGGCGGCAAGCAGGGGGCCAACTTGGCGCGGGGCATTCTGCGCCGTTATCCCGGACTTGAGACCGTGCTGGTTGATCTGCGGCACGACAAGTGCGTCAAGCTGGCTGGCGAGATGCCCGACTTAGAAGTGATCAACGGGGACGGCCGGGAGGCCGAACTGCTGATCAACGCGGGCGTTCAGAGCGCTGACGGCCTTGTGGCCACGACCGACTCGGACGAGCAGAACATCGTCATCGCGGCGTTGGCCGGGACGCTGGGCTGCCGCAAGACCGTAGCGGTTGCCCGCCGGCGCGGGTATTCCCGGCTGCGGAGCGTTCTGCCTGTCGACGTGCTGCTCAACCCGAACGAGACGTTGGCGTCGTCGTTTCTGCGGCACGTTCGCTATCCCCGAAGCGCCGGCGTCCTGTCGCTCATCGACCGAATCGGGGCCGAGACGCTGGAGTTCACTCTCCCGGAGGACAGCCCGCTGGCTGGCCGGGCGGTGATGGACTTGGGGCTGGACCGAGGGGCCCTGATCGCCTTGGTGAGCCGGGGCGGCGGGCTGATCGTCCCCAACGGCCGGACGACCCTGCTGGCCGGCGACGTGATTACCCTGTTCGCGTCGGGCGGGCTCATGCCCAAGGCGATGCGGCTGTTCGGCCTCTCGGCGTGA
- a CDS encoding class I SAM-dependent methyltransferase, which produces MAFQWKDLADDFSGRQQRIVGVSLYNQVGERIARERGLGRAVEVACGDGGFSSFWVPNATEAVLTDVEPLMCQAAAKRLAKFPHVRVEPADALALPFEGGTFDTALALNFIHVLPPQKRQAVLAELRRALRPGGALIGLDFGIDGMTEEQFRAMAVRYEREFGPVKEKKQPMTFDQLLAEVQSAGFKLAEKEVFLEPTGSAVFFRAVAP; this is translated from the coding sequence ATGGCTTTTCAGTGGAAAGATCTGGCCGACGACTTTTCCGGTCGGCAGCAGAGGATCGTCGGCGTCTCGCTTTACAATCAGGTTGGCGAGCGAATTGCCCGGGAGCGCGGCTTAGGCCGGGCCGTTGAGGTGGCCTGCGGCGACGGAGGCTTTTCGTCTTTCTGGGTCCCCAACGCGACGGAGGCCGTTCTCACCGACGTGGAACCTCTCATGTGTCAGGCTGCCGCGAAGCGGCTGGCCAAGTTCCCTCACGTTCGAGTCGAACCCGCCGACGCGCTGGCTCTGCCGTTCGAGGGCGGGACGTTCGATACGGCGTTGGCTCTCAACTTCATTCACGTCCTTCCCCCGCAGAAACGGCAGGCCGTTTTGGCGGAGCTGCGCCGTGCCCTTCGGCCGGGCGGCGCGCTGATCGGCCTCGACTTCGGCATCGACGGGATGACGGAAGAGCAGTTTCGGGCGATGGCCGTCCGCTACGAGCGGGAGTTCGGCCCGGTGAAGGAGAAGAAGCAGCCGATGACGTTTGATCAGCTGCTGGCCGAGGTGCAGTCGGCCGGGTTCAAGCTGGCCGAAAAAGAAGTGTTTCTCGAGCCGACCGGCAGCGCCGTGTTCTTCCGGGCCGTCGCTCCCTGA
- a CDS encoding YitT family protein yields MNESAVAGRLENLLLKARQVIKEEWSTLLSVTVGTAIICFALVALTVPYKFAGTGVTGIALITNYLWGISPAWVITIGNVLLLVWGWRELSTRFAAWTVYVTVLTSVMVPFFELFTYPVIQNPLLAALFCGVVGGAGFGMLFRVGACSGGTDVVVMVARRRWNMEVGTMSFYLNMVILLCSITVVSFEQLLLGALVLYVETWTIDNVVRSFHRRTQILVISPYHEQIASYVMDELDRSATLIPVTGAYSGREGRMLLIVLNRRQVALLKMFIARVDPSAFVVFSDVSEVVGEGFKSWGRD; encoded by the coding sequence ATGAACGAGTCAGCTGTCGCCGGACGACTGGAAAATTTGCTGTTGAAAGCGCGTCAAGTCATCAAAGAAGAGTGGTCCACGCTGCTCAGCGTCACGGTCGGCACGGCGATCATCTGCTTTGCACTGGTCGCGCTGACCGTGCCGTACAAGTTCGCCGGTACCGGCGTCACCGGCATTGCCCTGATCACAAATTATCTATGGGGCATTTCTCCAGCCTGGGTCATCACGATCGGCAACGTGTTATTGCTCGTCTGGGGCTGGCGGGAGCTTTCAACCCGATTCGCCGCATGGACTGTCTACGTCACAGTTCTGACCAGCGTGATGGTGCCGTTCTTTGAGCTGTTTACCTATCCGGTCATCCAAAACCCGCTGCTGGCCGCCCTGTTCTGCGGCGTCGTGGGCGGGGCCGGATTTGGCATGCTTTTCCGCGTCGGTGCCTGTTCCGGTGGAACCGACGTGGTAGTCATGGTGGCGAGGCGCCGGTGGAACATGGAAGTCGGGACCATGTCGTTTTACCTCAACATGGTCATCCTGCTGTGCTCCATCACGGTAGTGAGCTTTGAGCAGCTGCTGCTGGGCGCTCTCGTGCTGTACGTGGAAACTTGGACGATTGACAACGTGGTGCGCAGCTTCCACCGGCGGACCCAGATTCTGGTCATTAGCCCGTACCACGAGCAGATTGCCTCCTACGTGATGGACGAGCTGGACAGGTCGGCCACGCTGATCCCGGTTACGGGCGCTTACTCGGGGCGGGAGGGGCGCATGCTGCTGATCGTCCTCAACCGTCGGCAGGTGGCCCTGCTGAAAATGTTCATCGCTCGGGTAGACCCGTCGGCGTTCGTCGTCTTCTCCGACGTCTCCGAGGTGGTCGGCGAGGGGTTCAAGTCCTGGGGCCGCGACTGA
- a CDS encoding thioredoxin family protein, with protein sequence MFTTKIIPLFAALAIISAGSGLALADQGGTTCTAAKGTEATAVQKPAAEGAQAPATNDLPTMLDLSTASCGACQAMKPIVEDFEKKYGSQVNVKMIDVLQDSEAAQKYAVLAVPTFVFLNAKGEEIGRHVGYCEQDVLVDLWKNLGYDLTTGK encoded by the coding sequence ATGTTTACGACAAAAATCATACCATTATTCGCCGCTCTTGCCATCATTTCAGCCGGAAGCGGATTAGCCCTTGCCGATCAAGGTGGAACGACCTGCACCGCCGCGAAGGGCACTGAGGCGACTGCTGTCCAGAAGCCAGCTGCCGAAGGCGCTCAGGCTCCAGCGACAAATGACCTGCCGACGATGCTTGACCTGTCCACCGCCTCCTGCGGGGCCTGCCAAGCTATGAAGCCTATCGTCGAGGATTTTGAGAAAAAATACGGCTCTCAGGTCAACGTGAAGATGATCGACGTCCTTCAGGACAGCGAAGCCGCCCAGAAGTACGCTGTCCTTGCTGTGCCTACGTTCGTCTTCCTGAACGCTAAGGGTGAGGAGATCGGCCGCCATGTTGGATACTGCGAGCAGGACGTGCTCGTTGATCTCTGGAAAAATCTAGGCTACGATCTGACCACAGGAAAGTAA
- a CDS encoding cytochrome c biogenesis protein CcdA, with protein MWHFLASVQNAVATPGPLGLAAAAVWGALSILLSPCALVLIPMVMGWVQRDDGEPTTARAALVSLAFSSGVFVNILLIGGIVVAGGAAFAKFVPWLSLLTAVLLVVFGLGLLGAFRLPGLTDGTIRARGSGLSGALTMGLFSGLISGPCSFGFMAPLLLLAINSWKKSPSFALGIVLCFAAGYALLLLAAGVFSRQLSGWLQWSETSNSSAILSKICGVLVLGAGVWFFIAHV; from the coding sequence GTGTGGCATTTCCTCGCGTCGGTCCAAAACGCCGTGGCGACTCCCGGCCCGCTAGGGCTGGCTGCCGCAGCCGTCTGGGGCGCTCTGAGCATTCTCCTGTCGCCCTGCGCTCTCGTGCTCATTCCTATGGTGATGGGATGGGTGCAGCGCGATGACGGCGAGCCGACGACCGCACGAGCGGCTCTCGTTTCTCTGGCTTTCTCGTCCGGGGTGTTCGTCAACATCCTGCTGATCGGCGGGATCGTGGTGGCCGGCGGCGCGGCGTTCGCCAAGTTTGTCCCTTGGCTCAGCCTGCTGACTGCCGTTCTTCTGGTCGTCTTCGGATTAGGCCTGCTGGGAGCTTTCCGGCTTCCCGGCCTGACCGACGGCACCATTCGTGCCAGAGGCAGCGGCCTCAGCGGCGCGCTGACGATGGGACTGTTCTCGGGCCTGATCTCCGGCCCCTGCTCCTTCGGCTTCATGGCCCCGCTCCTCCTTTTGGCCATCAACTCGTGGAAGAAGAGTCCGTCGTTCGCGCTGGGCATCGTCCTGTGCTTTGCTGCCGGGTACGCTCTGCTTCTTCTGGCCGCCGGCGTGTTCTCCCGTCAGCTGTCCGGCTGGCTCCAGTGGAGCGAGACGTCAAACAGTTCGGCAATTCTGTCAAAAATCTGCGGCGTTCTCGTCTTAGGCGCCGGAGTGTGGTTCTTTATCGCCCATGTATAA
- a CDS encoding alpha/beta hydrolase family protein: protein MKRAPQHDDLLKMKFLAQPTPSPDGSKIAFTVSSANLDENRYNSDLWLHDLASGSTRQLTGSGREKFFNWTPDGSALVFASERGDAPKETTRFWRLPIDGGEAQHLFDLPYQCGYIWPLADGKFLVKALIKAKEPNPEEASYSVFTELPFSSNGSGFTPSRRWALLLWDSSEEKRLTGPDWDVEMATLSPDGSRVLLTAAVWHDVRPKKNSVYEIDLASGKPELKSSGLDWRFNYAGYRNGRIVVQATDCVRGGLNQDYQFFDISGKKPELIAGDLDSWFRDSVCCDVHYGVGERQSFYVRDGQIICLATRGYKSNLYAVESDGAWRALTDLNAVNDFGVAGSTVAFVGHQGLNLQELFVLQGGETVRLTSFNDGLTGELELSKPEHFTYKNDVGQDLDGWIMKPYGFADGKKYPAVFHIHGGPKAAFGEVYFHEMQCWAARGYSVIYTNPRGADGRTDDFDDIRGHYGDWDYSDLMTFVDECLKQAPFIDPAELFVTGGSYGGYMTNWIVGHTDRFKAACAQRSISNWTSMYGSTDIGFFFVDDQHVEGTPWDYPERYWNDSPLKFAANIKTPLLLIHSDKDMRCDMNQATQIFTALKVRGVECRFCLFHEETHELSRSGKPKERLARLREIADWFDCHK from the coding sequence ATGAAACGCGCCCCTCAACATGATGATCTTCTCAAGATGAAGTTCCTGGCTCAGCCGACCCCTTCGCCCGACGGCTCGAAAATCGCCTTCACGGTCTCTTCGGCTAATCTGGACGAGAACCGTTACAACTCTGACCTGTGGCTGCACGATCTGGCCAGCGGCTCTACCCGTCAGCTGACCGGCTCAGGCCGGGAAAAGTTTTTCAACTGGACGCCTGACGGAAGTGCCCTCGTGTTCGCCTCCGAGCGGGGAGACGCCCCCAAGGAGACGACCCGGTTCTGGCGTCTGCCGATCGACGGCGGCGAGGCTCAACACCTGTTCGACCTGCCTTACCAGTGCGGCTACATTTGGCCGCTGGCCGACGGGAAGTTCCTCGTCAAGGCGCTGATTAAGGCAAAGGAGCCGAACCCGGAGGAGGCGTCCTACTCGGTTTTCACCGAGTTGCCGTTCTCTTCAAACGGTTCGGGGTTCACGCCCTCGCGCCGGTGGGCCCTGCTCCTCTGGGACAGCTCAGAGGAAAAACGGCTGACCGGGCCGGACTGGGACGTGGAGATGGCCACCCTTTCGCCGGACGGGAGCCGGGTTCTTCTGACCGCGGCGGTCTGGCACGACGTCCGCCCGAAAAAGAATTCGGTTTACGAAATTGACTTGGCGTCCGGCAAGCCGGAGCTCAAGTCCAGCGGGCTTGACTGGCGGTTCAACTACGCCGGCTATCGAAACGGACGGATCGTCGTCCAGGCGACCGACTGCGTTAGGGGCGGGCTGAATCAGGACTATCAGTTCTTCGATATTTCAGGCAAAAAACCGGAGCTGATCGCCGGCGACTTGGACAGCTGGTTCAGGGACTCGGTGTGCTGCGACGTGCACTACGGCGTCGGAGAGCGTCAGTCCTTCTACGTCCGGGACGGCCAGATCATCTGCCTCGCCACCCGCGGCTACAAGAGCAACCTGTACGCGGTGGAAAGCGACGGGGCTTGGCGGGCCTTGACCGACTTAAACGCCGTGAACGACTTTGGCGTTGCCGGCTCAACCGTGGCCTTTGTGGGCCATCAGGGACTGAACCTTCAGGAGCTGTTCGTCCTCCAGGGCGGCGAGACGGTCCGACTGACGTCGTTCAACGACGGCCTGACTGGCGAACTGGAGCTTTCAAAGCCGGAACACTTCACCTACAAAAACGACGTCGGGCAGGACTTGGACGGCTGGATCATGAAGCCGTACGGATTTGCCGACGGCAAGAAATACCCGGCGGTCTTCCACATTCACGGCGGACCGAAGGCGGCGTTCGGCGAGGTCTATTTCCACGAGATGCAGTGCTGGGCCGCCAGAGGATACTCGGTGATTTACACGAACCCGCGGGGCGCCGACGGCCGGACCGATGACTTCGACGACATTCGGGGACACTACGGCGACTGGGACTACTCGGACCTGATGACGTTCGTGGACGAGTGCCTGAAGCAGGCGCCGTTCATCGACCCGGCCGAGCTTTTCGTCACCGGCGGCTCTTACGGCGGATACATGACCAACTGGATCGTGGGACACACGGACCGTTTCAAGGCCGCCTGCGCCCAGCGCTCCATCTCCAACTGGACTTCCATGTACGGCTCAACCGACATCGGGTTCTTCTTCGTGGACGACCAGCACGTGGAAGGCACGCCGTGGGATTACCCTGAACGGTACTGGAACGACTCGCCGCTCAAGTTCGCGGCGAACATCAAGACGCCGCTTCTGCTGATTCACAGCGACAAGGATATGCGGTGCGACATGAACCAAGCGACTCAAATTTTCACCGCCTTAAAGGTCCGAGGCGTTGAGTGCCGGTTCTGCCTGTTCCACGAGGAAACTCACGAGCTGAGCCGCAGCGGCAAGCCGAAAGAGCGGCTTGCCCGGCTTCGGGAGATCGCCGACTGGTTCGATTGCCACAAGTAA
- a CDS encoding manganese efflux pump MntP family protein gives MFGNLCLLAFGLGADAFAVSACKGLACPKVTLREAGIVAAWFGGFQAAMLLGGLWLGVLFGGVVQSLDHWIAFTLLALIGLNMVDEAIRGESQCRGAFDAGDMLVLAVATSIDAMAAGVTLVWQDAPHAVAVGVVGVAAAAMSAVGIFLGRSVGSLLGRWAQLAGGACLFWIGLKILLTHTGII, from the coding sequence TTGTTCGGGAATTTGTGTCTGCTGGCGTTCGGCTTGGGGGCCGACGCCTTCGCCGTGTCGGCATGCAAGGGCCTTGCCTGTCCCAAGGTGACCCTTCGGGAGGCCGGCATCGTGGCGGCTTGGTTTGGCGGGTTTCAGGCCGCCATGCTGTTGGGTGGCCTGTGGCTGGGCGTCCTGTTCGGCGGCGTCGTTCAATCGCTGGATCACTGGATCGCTTTCACTCTGTTGGCGTTGATCGGCCTGAATATGGTCGACGAGGCCATCAGGGGGGAGAGCCAGTGCAGAGGGGCGTTTGACGCGGGAGATATGCTCGTCTTAGCGGTCGCCACGAGCATTGACGCGATGGCGGCTGGCGTGACGCTCGTCTGGCAGGACGCGCCTCATGCCGTCGCGGTCGGCGTCGTCGGCGTTGCTGCCGCGGCCATGTCGGCGGTCGGGATTTTTCTGGGCCGGAGTGTCGGTTCGCTGCTCGGCCGTTGGGCCCAGCTTGCCGGCGGGGCCTGCCTCTTCTGGATAGGTTTGAAGATTTTGCTGACCCACACGGGCATCATATAA
- a CDS encoding pyruvate, water dikinase regulatory protein has protein sequence MTEGRAKDFEFFTISSSEPVDHQIFVVSDFTGETASSTTRAALRQFTGDNVALRRFRNVRDPEQIVKICDLAKAQKAMVVATLVAQSMRDRMTLEATARSLVFVDLVGPLLDGISSTIGQAPMGQPGSDHNLDEEYFRRVKAIEYSSTCDDGSNPALLPEADLVIVGVSRTCKTPLSMYLANKGLRTANVPLVPELDPPEELFRVTPGRVIGLVIAPEALMKIRRDRLVMLGLDPQRASYAQMERVSLELSYARHVMERLGAYVVDVTGRALEETAQEILEYFRTREEELASASGDRAGRKVSPA, from the coding sequence ATGACAGAGGGCCGGGCGAAAGATTTTGAGTTCTTCACGATTTCCAGCAGCGAGCCGGTGGACCACCAGATTTTCGTCGTGTCCGACTTCACCGGCGAGACAGCCAGCTCGACGACCCGGGCGGCCCTGCGCCAGTTTACAGGCGACAACGTGGCACTTCGCCGGTTCCGCAACGTCAGAGATCCGGAGCAGATCGTCAAAATCTGCGACCTAGCCAAGGCCCAGAAGGCGATGGTCGTGGCCACGCTGGTGGCTCAGAGCATGAGAGATCGGATGACCCTTGAGGCCACAGCTCGGTCTCTGGTGTTCGTCGACCTAGTCGGCCCGCTGCTGGACGGCATTTCAAGCACGATCGGTCAGGCGCCGATGGGGCAGCCGGGCAGCGACCACAACTTGGACGAGGAATATTTTCGCCGCGTCAAGGCCATCGAGTACTCCAGCACGTGCGACGACGGCAGCAATCCGGCGCTTCTTCCCGAGGCGGATCTGGTTATCGTCGGCGTGTCTCGGACCTGCAAGACGCCGCTTTCAATGTACTTGGCCAACAAAGGCCTGCGGACGGCCAATGTGCCGCTCGTCCCGGAGCTCGATCCGCCGGAAGAGCTGTTCCGGGTCACACCCGGTCGGGTCATCGGCCTGGTCATCGCCCCGGAAGCTCTGATGAAAATTCGTCGGGATCGGCTCGTCATGCTGGGGCTTGACCCGCAGCGGGCCTCGTACGCCCAGATGGAGCGCGTCTCCCTTGAGCTTTCCTACGCTCGGCACGTGATGGAGCGGCTGGGGGCCTACGTGGTGGACGTGACAGGCCGGGCGCTGGAAGAGACGGCGCAGGAAATTCTCGAGTACTTCCGAACCCGCGAAGAGGAATTGGCCAGCGCGTCGGGGGATCGGGCGGGGCGGAAAGTCTCGCCGGCTTAG
- the dprA gene encoding DNA-processing protein DprA codes for MKKETLVWLGSGTLSARALEGCPDVDGLELLDWLSARRAVTPQQASRLRDLWRQGWPARQLEDCTESGVTVVTCRDSQYPERLWDCAEPPMVLYCRGPVVQSGVAVVGTRRCSAYGAHVAQWVGRGLSEAGVTVVSGGAAGVDGASHSGALDGGTPTAAVLGTGVDVVWPRGHEELFSRIIGSGGSLISEYPLGAAGKPWHFPRRNRIVAALATSVVVVESPIRGGAMITARLAMEMGRDLWAVPGRIDEDTCAGSNRLLYDGATPLVDRQSFLQSVTGLGQLNLFDADGESGLSDVQRSVLEAVRSSGDKSADQISIDSGVPPYQVPGVLSALQVKGLIYPSGVGRWRAAMQGGKR; via the coding sequence ATGAAGAAGGAAACGCTGGTCTGGCTCGGCTCCGGGACCTTGTCGGCTCGGGCGCTGGAAGGCTGTCCTGATGTCGACGGTCTGGAACTTCTTGATTGGCTCAGCGCGCGCCGCGCGGTCACGCCGCAGCAGGCGTCTCGGCTGAGAGATCTGTGGCGTCAGGGCTGGCCAGCTCGACAACTGGAAGACTGCACCGAGTCCGGCGTGACCGTCGTCACCTGCCGTGACAGCCAATATCCCGAGCGCCTGTGGGACTGCGCGGAACCGCCGATGGTTCTCTACTGCCGTGGCCCGGTCGTCCAAAGCGGCGTGGCCGTGGTGGGGACGAGACGGTGTTCCGCCTACGGGGCTCACGTCGCCCAGTGGGTAGGCCGCGGTCTCAGCGAGGCTGGCGTGACCGTCGTCAGCGGCGGTGCGGCCGGCGTGGATGGGGCGTCGCACAGCGGGGCGCTGGACGGTGGAACCCCGACGGCCGCCGTGCTTGGCACCGGCGTGGACGTGGTCTGGCCGCGGGGGCACGAGGAGCTGTTCTCCCGGATCATCGGTTCCGGCGGCTCTCTGATCTCCGAGTACCCGCTGGGAGCCGCGGGGAAACCGTGGCACTTTCCCCGGCGTAACCGTATCGTCGCCGCCTTGGCGACGTCCGTCGTGGTGGTCGAGTCGCCGATTCGGGGCGGCGCTATGATCACGGCTCGTCTCGCCATGGAAATGGGACGGGACCTGTGGGCTGTTCCCGGCCGTATCGACGAGGATACCTGCGCCGGCAGCAACCGGCTTCTTTATGACGGCGCGACGCCGCTGGTGGACCGGCAGTCGTTTCTGCAGTCGGTGACAGGTTTGGGGCAGTTGAACCTGTTTGACGCCGACGGCGAGTCCGGCCTGAGCGATGTCCAGCGAAGCGTTCTGGAAGCCGTCCGCTCGAGCGGCGACAAGTCGGCCGACCAGATTTCAATCGACTCGGGCGTCCCGCCCTATCAGGTGCCGGGCGTCCTTTCTGCGCTTCAGGTCAAAGGGCTCATTTATCCGTCCGGCGTCGGCAGGTGGCGGGCGGCAATGCAGGGAGGCAAACGATGA
- a CDS encoding YifB family Mg chelatase-like AAA ATPase has protein sequence MAGDVLGVTLRGVQAVEVEVETEITSGLFSFSIVGLPDAAVRESRERTRAALRAIGLPLTGKVAVNLAPADLPKEGSLLDLSIAAALVGRISGRPFSRPAVYLGELSLDGRLRATRGAVPAAMLARSLGRPLICPSANAPEVGLVEGVEAYGFETLAQVLDYQGGRSSPDPIQYVPSPEWVPDASLPDLSDVKGQLMARRAAEIAAAGHHNILLVGSPGSGKTMIARCLQGILPPLSKDEFLETLLIRSAVGMPVPPDRRRPFRQVHHTASAVSICGGGNDLRPGEVSLAHRGMLFLDEFTEFRRDLTEALRQPLEDGFITVTRASGSVTYPSRVLLVLAANPCPCGHFGDALEKCSCQPQEVERYRRKLSGPMMDRVDLYVSVPRLSPQELLDLKSAPGEPSSVVRARVAAARKRQWARGKELGVWCNAELPERFLKSSESLSSEGRKELSSSAQTLRLTGRGVVRVLRVARTIADLKGDSLIGPEAVMEALAFRQGSVLS, from the coding sequence GTGGCAGGTGACGTGCTGGGCGTGACGCTTCGAGGCGTTCAGGCAGTCGAGGTGGAAGTTGAGACCGAGATAACGTCAGGGCTTTTTTCGTTCAGCATCGTCGGTCTGCCCGACGCGGCCGTCCGGGAGTCGCGGGAGAGAACTCGGGCGGCTCTGAGAGCCATCGGACTGCCTTTAACCGGCAAAGTCGCCGTGAACCTTGCGCCGGCTGACCTTCCCAAGGAAGGCAGCCTGCTTGATCTGTCGATTGCTGCAGCGTTAGTTGGGCGAATTTCCGGCCGGCCATTCAGCCGGCCGGCAGTGTATCTTGGGGAGCTATCGTTGGACGGCCGCCTGCGGGCGACCCGCGGCGCCGTGCCGGCGGCCATGCTGGCACGCTCCCTTGGCCGTCCTCTCATCTGTCCGTCGGCCAACGCGCCGGAGGTCGGCCTTGTGGAAGGCGTCGAGGCCTACGGGTTTGAAACTCTGGCTCAGGTGCTTGACTATCAGGGCGGCCGAAGTTCTCCCGACCCGATACAGTACGTGCCGTCGCCTGAGTGGGTTCCTGACGCGTCGCTTCCCGATCTGTCGGACGTGAAGGGACAGCTGATGGCCCGCCGCGCCGCTGAAATTGCCGCCGCTGGTCACCACAATATCCTGCTGGTCGGCTCTCCTGGCAGCGGAAAGACGATGATCGCCCGGTGCCTGCAGGGCATCCTGCCGCCGCTCTCGAAGGACGAGTTTTTGGAGACCCTGCTGATACGAAGCGCCGTGGGAATGCCTGTTCCGCCCGACCGGCGGCGGCCGTTTCGTCAGGTTCACCACACCGCAAGCGCCGTGTCAATCTGCGGCGGCGGCAACGACCTGCGGCCCGGCGAGGTCAGCCTGGCTCACCGGGGCATGCTGTTTCTGGACGAGTTCACCGAGTTTCGCCGTGACCTGACCGAGGCGCTCCGCCAGCCGCTGGAAGACGGGTTCATCACCGTGACGCGGGCGTCAGGAAGCGTCACGTATCCCAGCCGGGTTCTCCTCGTCCTGGCAGCGAACCCCTGCCCCTGCGGACACTTTGGCGACGCGCTGGAAAAATGTAGCTGTCAGCCGCAGGAAGTGGAGCGGTACCGGCGCAAGCTGTCCGGCCCGATGATGGACCGGGTCGACCTGTACGTGTCAGTGCCGAGGCTGTCGCCGCAAGAGCTGCTTGACCTGAAGAGCGCGCCCGGCGAGCCGTCGTCGGTCGTTCGGGCGCGGGTAGCCGCCGCCAGAAAGCGGCAGTGGGCCAGAGGCAAAGAGCTTGGCGTTTGGTGCAATGCCGAACTGCCCGAGCGGTTCCTCAAAAGCTCAGAGAGCCTTTCCTCCGAGGGCCGAAAAGAACTCTCCAGCTCGGCTCAGACGCTCCGTCTGACCGGCCGAGGCGTCGTTCGGGTGCTGCGGGTGGCCCGAACAATCGCCGACTTGAAGGGCGACAGCTTGATCGGTCCCGAAGCGGTGATGGAAGCGCTGGCGTTTCGGCAGGGGAGCGTCCTGTCATGA
- a CDS encoding YraN family protein: MDFVSPDSGAPFPGNETFSGQVGASGRTAFLAQDSLAVGRWAEDLAADLLAEEGYSVCGRNVRVGPCELDLIGFIDGCLTVVEVRCRQKSRLQSPEETVGPRKWNALVRGIRGYASQTGWNGPMRIDLFAVTVCGRRWSARWYKDVEMGVADCGR, from the coding sequence ATGGACTTCGTCTCCCCAGATAGCGGCGCGCCTTTCCCGGGAAACGAAACGTTTTCCGGACAGGTGGGCGCTTCCGGGCGAACCGCGTTTCTAGCCCAGGACAGCTTGGCCGTTGGGCGGTGGGCGGAGGATTTGGCGGCTGATCTGCTGGCTGAAGAAGGGTATTCTGTCTGCGGGCGAAACGTGCGCGTCGGCCCGTGCGAGCTGGATTTAATCGGATTTATTGACGGCTGTTTGACGGTCGTCGAGGTTCGGTGCCGTCAGAAGAGCCGGCTTCAATCGCCCGAGGAGACCGTTGGTCCCAGAAAATGGAACGCGCTTGTTCGGGGAATCAGAGGATATGCGAGCCAAACAGGCTGGAACGGCCCGATGAGAATAGACCTTTTTGCCGTGACGGTCTGCGGGCGGCGCTGGTCCGCCCGGTGGTACAAGGACGTGGAGATGGGGGTGGCCGACTGTGGCAGGTGA